The Candidatus Koribacter versatilis Ellin345 genome has a segment encoding these proteins:
- a CDS encoding radical SAM protein, with protein sequence MHKPVKYFEKAMTYGAKGAWAVFDKLNSINQKPSFTPKWSDKPLLKSYQKSKPPLGWPRTTDSLCPKCVPEIRNSIVDGKLPHEILLNERAGEIKAQIIERDGKILMVKDCPKHGHFEDVMAMDPAFFKHLEEVFPGRDIRAHADEKLHHHGSSTVKYGRGSVLTIDLTNRCNMMCDPCFMDANQVGFVHELTWDEIKTMLDNAITIKPRRQMSVQFSGGEPTLSPYFLDAVAYARKVGYNSVQAATNGIEFAKSPEFAKQAAEAGLRYAYLQFDGIGNAANSHRAVGNLFDVKLRAIENLHNAGVDIVPVTTIVNGLNNEQVGRIIQFALDNPKRISFLSFQPVSFTGRDEEITDERRQAQRYTLSHLAHDVKSQTGLGEPIRDWFPISFMSTFSDWADLTHGPNADWGSLSCGCHPNCGVGMALMIDKETKEAVPVTAFLNGDNIAKDVAKVNDAARGRFLSVLGMALALGRNYDPFKAPKHFKFMDLMKKFDKTFAATPGADKRYGKSTPDRTIEDVQKRRQDRWNFLFIAGMWFQDLFNYDFRRTEQCIIPYATQEGEISFCAYNTGVGWRNIVEKMHMTATLTKWYEEKGRHEIFAGNKKVAMTSADHTLNLIDEHVHAERNHTLDDLGIAKTAREEKTRARDAKLKSTEQLKKDAEDARMMSLYKEHVLGEKPLPQEGFIPLGSIGGIKPAEKKEEVMGD encoded by the coding sequence ATGCACAAGCCGGTAAAGTATTTCGAAAAAGCGATGACCTACGGCGCCAAGGGCGCGTGGGCGGTTTTCGACAAGCTCAACAGCATCAACCAGAAACCCTCGTTTACGCCGAAGTGGAGCGATAAGCCGCTCCTGAAGTCGTACCAGAAGTCGAAGCCGCCGCTGGGCTGGCCACGCACCACGGATTCTCTCTGCCCCAAGTGTGTTCCTGAAATCCGTAACTCCATCGTGGACGGCAAGTTGCCGCACGAGATCCTGCTCAACGAGCGCGCCGGCGAAATCAAGGCGCAGATCATCGAGCGCGACGGCAAGATCCTGATGGTGAAGGACTGCCCGAAGCACGGCCACTTTGAAGATGTGATGGCCATGGATCCCGCGTTCTTCAAGCACCTGGAAGAAGTTTTCCCCGGCCGCGACATTCGCGCACACGCTGACGAGAAGCTGCATCATCACGGTTCTTCGACCGTGAAGTACGGCCGCGGCTCGGTGCTGACGATCGATCTCACCAACCGCTGCAACATGATGTGCGATCCCTGCTTCATGGACGCCAACCAGGTCGGCTTCGTTCATGAGCTGACGTGGGATGAAATCAAGACGATGCTTGACAACGCGATCACCATCAAGCCGCGGCGCCAGATGAGCGTGCAGTTCTCCGGCGGTGAACCGACGTTGTCGCCGTACTTCCTCGATGCAGTCGCTTATGCCCGCAAGGTTGGTTACAACTCGGTGCAGGCTGCGACCAACGGTATCGAATTTGCGAAGAGCCCTGAGTTCGCGAAGCAGGCGGCGGAAGCCGGTCTGCGTTACGCGTACCTGCAGTTCGACGGCATCGGTAACGCTGCCAACTCGCACCGCGCCGTCGGCAACCTGTTCGACGTAAAGCTGCGCGCGATCGAGAACCTGCATAACGCGGGCGTCGACATCGTTCCGGTCACCACGATCGTGAACGGCCTGAACAACGAGCAGGTGGGACGCATCATCCAGTTCGCGCTCGACAACCCGAAGCGCATCTCGTTCCTCTCATTCCAGCCGGTTTCGTTCACCGGCCGCGACGAAGAGATCACCGACGAGCGTCGCCAGGCGCAGCGCTACACGCTGAGCCATCTGGCGCACGACGTGAAGAGCCAGACCGGACTCGGCGAGCCGATCCGCGACTGGTTCCCGATCAGCTTCATGAGCACGTTCAGCGATTGGGCTGACCTGACGCATGGACCGAACGCCGACTGGGGTTCACTCTCCTGCGGTTGCCACCCGAACTGCGGCGTGGGCATGGCGTTGATGATCGATAAGGAAACCAAGGAAGCCGTTCCCGTCACTGCGTTCCTCAATGGCGACAACATCGCCAAGGATGTGGCGAAGGTGAACGACGCTGCGCGCGGCCGCTTCCTGAGCGTGCTCGGCATGGCGCTCGCACTGGGACGCAACTACGATCCGTTCAAGGCCCCGAAGCATTTCAAGTTCATGGACTTGATGAAGAAGTTCGACAAGACCTTCGCGGCTACACCGGGCGCCGACAAGCGCTACGGTAAGAGCACACCGGACCGCACCATTGAAGACGTGCAGAAGCGCCGCCAGGACCGTTGGAACTTCCTGTTCATCGCAGGCATGTGGTTCCAGGACCTGTTCAACTACGACTTCCGCCGCACCGAGCAGTGCATCATCCCGTACGCGACGCAGGAAGGCGAGATCAGCTTCTGCGCATACAACACGGGCGTGGGCTGGCGCAACATCGTAGAGAAGATGCACATGACCGCCACCCTCACCAAGTGGTACGAGGAAAAGGGCCGTCACGAGATCTTCGCCGGCAACAAGAAGGTGGCGATGACCTCCGCTGATCACACGCTCAACTTGATCGACGAGCACGTGCACGCGGAGCGCAACCACACCCTCGATGACCTCGGTATCGCGAAGACGGCGCGCGAAGAAAAGACCCGCGCACGCGACGCGAAGCTGAAGTCCACCGAACAGCTTAAGAAGGACGCGGAAGACGCCCGCATGATGTCGCTCTACAAAGAGCATGTGCTGGGTGAGAAGCCGCTGCCCCAGGAAGGCTTCATTCCTCTCGGCAGCATTGGCGGCATCAAGCCGGCAGAGAAGAAGGAAGAAGTAATGGGCGATTAA
- a CDS encoding winged helix-turn-helix domain-containing protein: MGETANRQQLVRFGPYCANRQTGELYKFGTRLKIQDRPFEILSILLESPGELVTREDLRTRLWPDGTFVDFDNNISTAVHKLRSVLSDSADAPRYIETVGGRGYRFIGTVESDVPADSELAASVQAPANKPETDSTSARVVSVIVKKPVALTTAPASVETRSRRWWLLIPALVLLGLIAAAAWIYFTPPAEPRVVKIVQLTRSGTLHPNQNVVTDGPRIYFLDRTGRNFVLKSMAAGGGSPTPVQIGLPHYDVQDISHDNSELLLRELTEEHELRQLWIADIVGGSARRVGDVVAMGATFSPDGQSLLYSQDGKVLTCDRQGGNARVLFETPGEVTRMRWAPAGDVLRMVIINSSGVGTALWETRPGDWKLRRVLSDRAMQDEPWTLSWSADSQWLAFSAVTPSGREIWMLGRDHWWKHAPPRPTRLIGGPIDFDLPTFNKNDNTLYAVGSHRRGQLLRYDDASHNFVPYLGGPSVDQLDFTHDGQWVTYVTYPEHILWRSRVDGTDAQKLTEAPMRAFVPKWSPDGQSIAFRANFAAGKPWQTYVISSKGGVAQLVASELSNVGGPGWTADGHGLILVGEHDESLRIFDLHSGSSKFIPNSQHMSDPVVSPSGRYLLSGNPDDNRIDVLDLQTGQRRHLADQVDYPAWSRDEKFVYFNRFSAWSPAMYRIRVADGVVEKLFDLDGFAATGSWSTWSALAPDGSVLLLRDLGGTDLYAIQWEAH, from the coding sequence ATGGGAGAAACCGCCAATCGCCAGCAGTTGGTCCGCTTCGGGCCGTACTGCGCAAACCGGCAAACCGGTGAACTCTACAAGTTCGGCACCCGGCTAAAAATTCAAGACCGGCCGTTTGAGATCCTGTCCATCCTGCTGGAATCTCCCGGCGAACTAGTCACTCGCGAGGATCTTCGCACCCGCTTGTGGCCGGACGGCACCTTTGTCGACTTCGATAACAACATCAGCACCGCCGTGCACAAGCTGCGAAGCGTTCTCTCCGACTCGGCCGACGCCCCGCGATATATCGAGACCGTAGGAGGCCGCGGGTATCGCTTTATCGGTACTGTCGAAAGCGACGTCCCTGCCGATTCCGAATTGGCTGCCTCGGTCCAGGCTCCCGCCAATAAACCTGAAACCGACTCGACGAGTGCGAGGGTTGTCTCCGTAATAGTGAAGAAGCCGGTCGCTCTCACCACGGCTCCGGCCAGCGTCGAAACCCGATCACGTAGATGGTGGCTGCTCATCCCCGCACTTGTCTTGCTCGGATTGATCGCCGCAGCAGCGTGGATCTACTTCACCCCACCCGCCGAACCACGCGTGGTAAAGATCGTGCAGCTCACGCGCTCGGGCACGTTGCATCCAAACCAAAACGTTGTCACCGATGGTCCGCGCATCTATTTTCTTGATCGCACGGGTCGCAACTTCGTGTTGAAGAGCATGGCCGCCGGTGGCGGATCTCCCACCCCGGTGCAGATCGGGCTTCCGCACTACGACGTCCAGGACATTTCCCACGACAACTCCGAATTGCTGCTCCGTGAGCTTACGGAGGAGCACGAACTGCGACAGCTATGGATTGCCGATATTGTCGGAGGCTCGGCGAGGCGAGTAGGCGATGTGGTCGCGATGGGAGCTACGTTCTCACCCGACGGACAATCCTTGCTCTATTCACAGGACGGCAAAGTACTGACCTGCGATCGCCAGGGTGGCAATGCTCGCGTACTGTTCGAGACCCCAGGCGAGGTGACCCGCATGCGCTGGGCGCCCGCTGGCGACGTGTTGCGCATGGTCATAATCAACTCAAGCGGCGTCGGAACCGCTCTCTGGGAAACCCGGCCAGGAGACTGGAAGTTGCGACGCGTGCTGTCCGATCGAGCAATGCAGGACGAACCCTGGACGCTGAGTTGGAGCGCGGATAGCCAGTGGCTTGCGTTCAGCGCAGTCACGCCCAGTGGTCGAGAGATCTGGATGCTTGGCCGCGACCACTGGTGGAAACATGCGCCGCCGCGTCCCACCCGACTCATCGGCGGCCCCATCGATTTTGATCTGCCGACATTCAACAAGAACGACAACACTCTCTACGCGGTGGGATCGCACCGGCGAGGGCAATTGCTGCGCTACGACGACGCCTCGCACAACTTCGTCCCTTACCTGGGCGGTCCGTCGGTGGATCAACTCGACTTCACGCACGACGGACAGTGGGTCACGTATGTCACCTACCCCGAACACATCCTCTGGAGATCACGAGTTGACGGGACTGACGCACAGAAACTCACAGAGGCTCCCATGCGTGCCTTCGTGCCAAAGTGGTCGCCGGATGGACAGTCCATCGCCTTCCGCGCAAACTTTGCCGCGGGTAAACCGTGGCAAACCTATGTGATTTCGTCAAAGGGCGGAGTTGCCCAACTCGTTGCGAGTGAGCTATCGAACGTCGGCGGTCCGGGCTGGACTGCGGACGGCCATGGCTTGATCTTAGTCGGAGAACACGACGAGAGTTTGCGTATCTTCGATCTTCACTCGGGAAGCAGCAAGTTCATTCCAAATTCGCAACATATGTCGGACCCCGTCGTATCGCCAAGCGGACGATACCTTCTCTCCGGCAATCCCGACGACAACCGCATCGATGTCCTCGACCTGCAGACCGGCCAAAGACGCCACCTCGCCGACCAGGTGGATTACCCCGCATGGTCGCGCGACGAGAAGTTCGTCTACTTCAATCGCTTCTCAGCGTGGTCTCCCGCGATGTACCGAATTCGAGTGGCCGACGGCGTTGTCGAAAAACTCTTCGATCTCGACGGCTTCGCGGCAACCGGCAGCTGGTCCACCTGGAGCGCACTGGCGCCGGATGGCTCGGTGCTCCTGCTGCGCGATCTTGGAGGAACTGATCTCTACGCGATTCAGTGGGAAGCGCACTGA
- a CDS encoding di-heme oxidoredictase family protein: protein MKFGRSWMLMCSLLTVLLLTTLVAAQKDPGVRKGAPGAGTPLNGLTPIELNMFFEGFQRTVQLEGVCDDCTDVTLGTFVDPAKANLVTQTNSSGLGVRFNGDQCSSCHNQPAVGGSGGFMVPNPQAPANLQRPPENPMFDLIPHRKGATNAVPSFIHQYGPIREVRFARKPDGSPDGGVHQLFSVVGRSDIFPAGQENTCTSAVLPPTDFESQYRSGNLRFRIPLQLFGLGIIDGIQDREILGRHQATASVRQLFGIQGVPNHSGNDGTITRFGWKAQNKSIAIFSGEAYNVEMGVTNDLFTQATDESPLCTADKSEPNDITRLDPDDTRNQSFYNPNHEVADWLMFAIFMRFLDAPQPATFTDSAQHGQQLFGTGPDNPGVGCVLCHTATMNTPARSETPALENLTVHPYTDLLIHHMGSGLADDITQGQATGDMFRTTPLWGVGQRMFFLHDGRTSDLLQAIEAHASGGDSHGMKPYGYGPSEANAVIRKFNALPAKDQQSVLDFLRAL from the coding sequence ATGAAGTTCGGTCGTTCCTGGATGTTGATGTGCTCGTTGCTAACCGTCCTGTTGTTGACCACCCTTGTCGCAGCTCAGAAAGATCCCGGAGTACGAAAAGGTGCGCCTGGCGCCGGCACTCCGCTCAATGGATTAACGCCAATAGAACTCAACATGTTCTTTGAAGGATTCCAACGCACTGTCCAGTTGGAAGGTGTTTGCGATGACTGTACAGATGTCACGCTGGGTACTTTTGTGGATCCGGCCAAGGCCAACTTGGTGACCCAGACGAACTCGTCCGGGCTCGGCGTCCGCTTCAATGGAGACCAGTGCAGCTCTTGCCACAACCAGCCGGCAGTGGGCGGTTCGGGTGGCTTCATGGTTCCTAACCCACAAGCTCCGGCGAATCTTCAGCGCCCGCCTGAGAACCCGATGTTCGATCTCATCCCGCATCGGAAGGGCGCGACGAACGCGGTACCGTCGTTCATCCATCAGTATGGGCCGATCCGCGAAGTACGTTTTGCACGGAAGCCTGACGGCTCGCCCGATGGCGGAGTCCATCAGCTTTTCAGCGTCGTCGGCCGTTCTGACATCTTTCCCGCCGGCCAGGAAAATACCTGTACGAGTGCCGTGTTGCCGCCGACGGACTTCGAGTCGCAATACCGTTCTGGTAACCTGCGCTTTCGGATACCGCTGCAACTCTTCGGGCTCGGCATCATCGACGGAATCCAGGACCGCGAGATTCTCGGCCGGCACCAGGCGACAGCGTCGGTGCGCCAGCTCTTCGGTATCCAGGGAGTGCCCAATCACAGTGGCAATGACGGCACGATCACGCGTTTCGGTTGGAAGGCACAGAACAAGTCGATCGCGATCTTCTCCGGCGAGGCCTACAACGTGGAGATGGGCGTGACCAACGATCTGTTCACGCAGGCGACCGACGAGTCACCGCTGTGCACCGCCGACAAGAGCGAGCCCAACGACATCACGCGGCTCGACCCTGACGACACGCGCAACCAGAGCTTCTACAACCCGAACCACGAGGTCGCCGACTGGCTGATGTTCGCGATCTTCATGCGCTTCCTGGACGCGCCGCAACCGGCGACGTTCACGGACAGCGCCCAACATGGGCAGCAGCTCTTCGGCACGGGGCCGGACAATCCGGGTGTCGGCTGCGTGCTCTGCCATACCGCAACCATGAATACTCCGGCGAGGAGCGAGACCCCTGCGCTGGAGAATCTGACGGTGCATCCGTATACCGACCTGCTCATCCATCACATGGGAAGCGGCCTGGCGGACGACATCACGCAAGGACAAGCAACCGGCGACATGTTCCGCACTACGCCACTCTGGGGAGTCGGCCAGCGCATGTTCTTCCTGCACGATGGCCGAACCAGCGACTTGCTGCAGGCCATTGAAGCGCACGCTTCAGGCGGCGATTCGCACGGGATGAAACCGTACGGCTACGGGCCATCGGAGGCGAACGCCGTGATCCGGAAGTTCAACGCACTGCCTGCGAAAGACCAGCAATCGGTGCTCGATTTCCTGAGAGCACTGTGA
- a CDS encoding SDR family oxidoreductase: MRSVLVTGSSKGIGYEIAIAFAHAGYRVFATMRNPSGSPALAEKAAAESLPIFVSAMDVDRDDSVANAIAAIQSKHGPIDILINNAGVDRAGSIEEQSLDDFRACMETNYFGAIRCIKAVVPQMRERRSGTIINISSVAGSFSHPPMTAYCSSKWALEAMSESLACEMKSFGVHVALVKPGIIDTSMAHRIGATGHSEYPHAARIAALFSKTLQDAPVPPTVVAQKVLDLVKSGTWQFRHPVGPDAVPLIEWRKSMTDEQWIEHHSAEDENRLKAAQAAGE; this comes from the coding sequence ATGCGATCGGTTCTCGTTACAGGGAGCAGCAAAGGGATTGGGTACGAGATTGCGATTGCATTCGCCCACGCGGGATACCGGGTGTTTGCGACCATGCGCAATCCTTCAGGTTCTCCAGCGCTGGCCGAAAAAGCGGCCGCCGAGAGTTTGCCGATTTTCGTCAGCGCCATGGATGTGGACCGCGATGATTCCGTCGCGAACGCGATTGCCGCAATTCAATCTAAGCACGGTCCCATAGATATCCTCATCAATAACGCTGGCGTAGACCGGGCGGGATCCATTGAGGAACAGTCGCTGGACGATTTCCGCGCGTGCATGGAGACCAACTACTTTGGCGCGATCCGTTGTATCAAGGCCGTCGTGCCGCAAATGCGCGAGCGACGGAGCGGGACGATCATCAATATCAGCTCCGTCGCCGGTTCCTTCTCTCATCCTCCGATGACCGCCTACTGCTCTTCCAAGTGGGCGCTGGAGGCGATGAGCGAATCTCTTGCCTGTGAGATGAAGTCGTTCGGCGTGCACGTCGCGCTGGTGAAGCCCGGAATTATTGATACGTCTATGGCCCACCGGATAGGCGCCACTGGACACTCTGAGTATCCTCACGCCGCTCGTATAGCGGCTTTATTCTCCAAGACTCTACAGGACGCGCCAGTGCCGCCAACCGTCGTCGCGCAAAAGGTTCTCGACCTCGTGAAGAGCGGGACATGGCAATTTCGGCATCCGGTCGGCCCCGACGCCGTACCGCTGATCGAATGGCGAAAGTCTATGACCGACGAACAGTGGATTGAACATCATTCCGCCGAAGATGAAAACCGCCTGAAGGCGGCGCAAGCTGCTGGCGAGTGA